The Episyrphus balteatus chromosome 3, idEpiBalt1.1, whole genome shotgun sequence genome segment attttatttgtctcTTTTGATGAACAGTTTGTttgtcatttatcatttattactcaaaatatatgtatagcGTACATAGTACACCGCTACACAACGCTTcacaacgctacacaacgcgCCATAACGTGAAACAACGCGATACAAAGcgaacaacaaaattaatttattatttatttttattatttaaatatttctctgGAGGGTCGCGTCATGTCgggttgtgtcgcgttgtgtcgcgttgtgtcgcgtcgtgtcgctttgtgtcgcgttgtgtcgcgtcgtgtcgcgttgtgtcgcgtcgtgtcgcgttgtgtcgcgttgtgtcgcgtcgtgtcgctttgtgtcgcgttgtgtcgcgtcgtgtcgcgttgtgtcgcgtcgtgtcgcgtcgtgtcgcgttgtgtcgcgtcgtgtcgcgttgtgtcgcgttgtgtcgcgtcgtgtcgctttgtgtcgcgttgtgtcgcgtcgtgtcgcgttgtgtcgcgtcgtgtcgcgtcgtgtcgcgttgtgtcgcgttgtgtcgcgtcgtgtcgcgttgtgtcgcgttgtgtcgcgtcgtgtcgcgtcgtgtcgcgttgtgtcgcgtcgtgtcgcgttgtgtcgcgttgtgtcgcgttgtgtcgcgtcgtgtcgcgtcgtgtcgcgtcgtgtcgcgttgtgtcgcgttgtgtcgcgtcgtgtcgcgttgtgtcgcgttgtgtcgcgtcgtgtcgcgttgtgtcgcgtcgtgtcgcgtcgtgtcacgtcgtgtcgcgttgtgtcgcgtcgtgtcgcgttgtgtcgcgttgtgtcgagttgtgtcgcgttgtgtcgcgttgtgtcgcgttgtgtcgcatcatgtcgcgttgtgtcgcgtcgtgtcgcgtcgtgtcgcgtcgtgtcgcgttgtgtcgcgtcgtgtcgcgttgtgtcgcgttgtgtcgcgtcgtgtcgctttgtgtcgcgttgtgtcgcgtcgtgtcgcgttgtgtcgcgttgtgtcgcgtcgtgtcgctttgtgtcgcgttgtgtcgcgtcgtgtcgcgttgtgtcgcgtcgtgtcgcgttgtgtcgcgttgtgtcgagttgtgtcgcgttgtgtcgcgttgtgtcgcgttgtgtcgcgtcatgtcgcgttgtgtcgcgtcgtgtcgcgtcgtgtcgcgtcgtgtcgcgttgtgtcgcgtcgtgtcgcgttgtgtcgcgttgtgtcgcgtcgtgtcgctttgtgtcgcgttgtgtcgcgtcgtgtcgcgttgtgtcgcgttgtgtcgcatcatgtcgcgttgtgtcgcgtcgtgtcgcgtcgtgtcgcgtcgtgtcgcgttgtgtcgggttgtgtcgcgttgtgttgcgttgtgtcgcgtcgtgtcgcgtcgtgtcgcgttgtgtcgcgtcgtgtcgcgttgtgtcgcgttgtgtcgcgtcgtgtcgctttgtatcgcgttgtgtcgcgtcgtgtcgcgttgtgtcgcgtcgtgtcgcgtcgtgtcgcgttgtgtcgcgttgtgtcgcgtcgtgtcgcgttgtgtcgcgttgtgtcgcgtcgtgtcgcgtcgtgtcgcgttgtgtcgcgtcgtgtcgcgttgtgtcgcgtcgtgtcgcgtcgtgtcgcgttgtgtcgcgttgtgtcgcgttgtgtcgcgttgtgtcgcgttgtgtcgcatcgtgtcgcgttgtgtcgcgttgtgtcgcgtcgtgtcgcgtcgtgtcgcgttgtgtcgcgtcgtgtcgcgtcgtgccgcgtcgtgtcgcgttgtgtcgcgttgtgtcgcgtcgtgtcgcgtcgtgtcgcgttgtgtcgcgttgtgtcgcgtcgtgtcgcgttgtgtcgcgtcgtgccGCGTCgtatcgcgttgtgtcgcattgtgtcgcgtcgtgtcgcgttgtgtcgcgtcgtgtcgcgtcgtgtcatgtcgtgtcgcgttgtgtcgcgtcgtgtcgcgttgtgtcgcgttgtgtcgagttgtgtcgcgttgtgtcgcgttgtgtcgcgttgtgtcgcatcatgtcgcgttgtgtcgcgtcgtgtcgcgtcgtgtcgcgttgtgtcgcgtcgtgtcgcgttgtgtcgcgtcgtgccGCGTCGTgccgcgtcgtgtcgcgttgtgtcgcgttgtgtcgcgtcgtgtcgcgttgtgtcgcgttgtgtcgcgtcgtgtcgcgttgtgtcgcgtcgtgtcgcgttgtgtcgcgtcgtgtcgcgttgtgtcgcgtcgtgtcgcgtcgtgtcgcgttgtgtcgcgttgtgtcgcgttgtgtcgcgttgtgtcgcgttgtgtcgcgttgtgtcgcgatgtgtcgcgttgtgtcgcgttgtgtcgcgtcgtgtcgcgttgtgtcgcgttgtgtcgcgtcgtgtcgcgtcgtgtcgcgttgtgtcgcgtcgtgtcgcgtcgtgccgcgtcgtgtcgcgttgtgtcgcgttgtgtcgcgttgtgtcgcgtcatgtcgcgtcgtgtcgcgtcgtgtcgcatcgtatcgcgttgtgtcgcgtcgtgtcgcgttgtgtcgcgtcgtgtcgcgtcgtgccgcgtcgtgtcgcgttgtgtcgcgttgtgtcgcgtcgtgtcgcgttgtgtcgcgttgtgtcgcgtcgtgtcgcgttgtgtcgcgttgtgtcgcgttgtgtcgcgtcgtgtcgcgttgtgtcgcgtcgtgtcgctttgtgtcgcgttgtgtcgcgtcgtgtcgcgttgtgtcgcgttgtgtcgcgtcgtgtcgcgttgtgtcgcgttgtgtcgcgtcgtgtcgcgttgtgtcgcgtcgtgtcgcgtcgtgccgcgtcgtgtcgcgttgtgtcgcgtcgtgtcgtgtcgtgccgcgtcgtgtcgcgttgtgtcgcgtcgtgtcgcgttgtgtcgcgtcgtgtcgcgttgtgtcgcgttgtgtcgcgtcgtgtcgcgttgtgtcgcgttgtgtcgcgtcgtgtcgcgttgtgtcgcgtcgtgtcgcgttgtgtcgcgtcgtgtcgcgttgtgtcgcgttgtgtcgcgtcgtgtcgctttgtgtcgcgttgtgtcgcgtcgtgtcgcgttgtgtcgcgtcgtgtcgcgttgtgtcgcgttgtgtcgcgtcgtgtcgcgttgtgtcgcgttgtgtcgcgtcgtgtcgcgttgtgtcgcgtcgtgtcgcgtcgtgccgcgtcgtgtcgcgttgtgtcgcgtcgtgtcgtgtcgtgccgcgttgtgtcgcgtcgtgtcgcgtcgtgtcgcgtcgtgtcgcgttgtgtcgcgttgtgtcgcgtcgtgtcgcgtcgtgtcgcgttgtgtcgcgtcgtgtcgcgtcgtgccgcgtcgtgtcgcgttgtgtcgcgttgtgtcgcgttgtgtcgcgttgtgtcgcgtcgtgtcgcgtcgtgccGCGTCGTgccgcgtcgtgtcgcgttgtgtcatgttatgtcgcgttgtgtcgcgttgtgtcgcgttgtgtcgcgttgtgtcgcgttgtgtcgcgtcgtgtcgcgtcgtgtcgcgtcgtgtcgcgttgtgtcgcgttgtgtaacatgtaacatgcaacatgcaacattcCACATGCAACATGTTACATGCAACTTGGAACATGAAATATGCAACATGctacatgtctcatgagacatgcgATCACTTACCGATCCCCAGGAGCTGCTTACCGATGTGCACTGGTCGACGACCACGGACAGACTGaatattttgtgtgtggtgTGGCCCTTTTTATAGGGAAATATGACCCCTCCCCCcagagaaatatttaaatgtttaatttaattatgtttttatttttgtctagtAGTCCTCCGTTCCTAGGTgtggtgttttaattttgttgttcgcTTTGTATCGCGTTGTTTCACGTTATGGcgcgttgtgtagcgttgtTTAGCGTTGTGAAGCGTTGTGTAGCGTTTgcgtatacatatattttgagtaataaatgataaatgacaaACAAACTGTTCATCAAAAGAGACAAATAACATATTTTCCATGGTTTTACTAATGTCCtcaggggcgtacgttgagttgtcggggccTCCGCTCCGGGGCAAGACTTAATTTTGGGGACCCTTTGATATCTAGGGAACGGACAAAAATGTACGTATACGCtctcattttttttagacaccctgatgtacctatcatttgttATTCAATAAGTAATATTGTTTGAGGCCTCAAgatattatgtaatttttctttaaaaaataaaaatttatttcattgggACCTCTgaggtaatgtttttttttttattaaattttatgttgCTGTCCCAAATGATGTGTACGCTAGGGTGGATTAAAAAAGTggtcttattttttgatatacatagccaggatgggtgccatttggaacttaaataactgcaaaaaattttccgatcgatcaaagtagttttagaaggttcacaagtcacttgaaaaaaaaaaaatgaaaaaaccctAAAGGTGAATATGGAGTTTTTTGTATGTCAGTagattttctatttgttttactcagtttttttgattcgaaaaaaatttatatttattatttgttgttcaattttcattacaatattgcgatttaatttacttaagGCCTTTACAgcaagaatccatgggcggctagcaccccagacatagtaagaaaacttCTCAGGTAAGTGTCAGGtgttattaatgaaaaaagttgactCTGTGTTCGCTCCAAAATCTACTGCTAAAATTTTGTAATCtactttattttgcaaaaattttttgaaagtggCAACACAACGCTCTTTCAACCAACGCAAGAAAGTCCtttaatattttggtttaagtAGAAATACGCTAGTCTTCTATACAAATAACTTTTAATTTGTaccattttttactttataaagTAACTTTTGCTTTGAAAGGTCACGTCTCTTAAAATGcgcaataaacaaataaattttaggGGCGGCAAAATCGGTAGCAAGAAGCAAATTTAAATAACTATTCATTAAAGATAGTTATCAAGTCCtaatgattaaaatttaaaaacttattttaaaaaatatttaaaaaaaaaatcaaactaggGTATTAAAAAGCCACTACGATACCTATATGTAAAACCAAGTCACAAACGGAATGCCAACAAATatggaaaaatcaaatttccacGCAGTATTAGGAACGCTTTTGGTTTTTATCACATTCCCCggagaatgaaaatgaaaaaaattgagaaaaaaaagtatatgagACCAAAATTCAAGTTGTCGTTCGACCCCTttattctatgaaaaaaaaaataaagattttcaaaaatatcacttGAATTGAAGTTTTGAGAATGAGAAGTGGCCCATTCTCCAAAGCTTATCACTGTTTATTAAAGCTGAATTGGTCAAGTCCAAAGGCTAATTTGACACCTTCCATTTTTGTTCAATGGAGAAATATGTTATTATTACTAGCATATGCGAACATCGTAAAAAAATCATTGGTGGTATGTAGAACCacgaaatactttttttaagtaaaaacaaacaataatggggttattagaaaaaaagtagttttgttttctttttaatttctcgaaaacgacaagactCTTTTGCatacggttttctgtttttgtttgaaaacacattacagcattgaattttgaaaacttaattagtgcttaattatataaaattttgaaaaaaattagttcaaaatatttttttcgtattttgaaaattatttttttcaaaagctattccataaaacaggtttaattaaaattaatataaaagaaaaggtttcggctttacaaaaaaaaaataacacgttAAAATGGGTGTAATCGTTGattttcagtaatttttttttcaaaagtaagacattttttttagaaaattgctctCCTGACTAAACGGTACGGAATGGACCCCcgtactttgatttttttcttgtttcaacccaacctacatatctttttgaatcagtctgtattgaagtaaaaaaaaataaaataaacacataaaagtacgaaaataaattgttacctttttCCGGTTCGCATGTTGCATATCGATAAAAAACAGTTAACAcccctttttccaagatggcgggcAAATGgggggggctttcaaccccgaaaactggattgtatactcagattaacctcccctacagatcaaaacaaaaaaatatatatatatcttcCTGCATCTAGCAGGGAAAGTCCCTTGCCGCCCTTGTTTTTTTCCGGtctctttttttaatagaaatcataaacaagtgattttaaaaacaatagtttaaagaaagaaacaaatcccGGCTTTATTACCTTCTTcctactgataaattttaatgttgtaTGTCAATACCTATAGCAATGACACTCAGCGATATTACAGGTTGTTTGtaaagtgacaattttcaaattttatgacTAACCTGAGACTAGCCTAACCACATTTTTAGAACCGTCAAATAAAGAAGTTATGCAGTTATTTGCGGTTTGCCAACAATATGATGAGATGGATTTATTACCTTTTTCCAATTGGtgattcaattgatatttttatattctaaaaaagaaacCGAGAACAAACTGGCGAAAACAAGactttttcattataaaataaatatctaataccatgtatattagggtggtccttaggaaaaaaaaattggacgcCCCCTAGAATgtttccaaatcaggaaaaaaaaatgcccTAATGCCCTTCCTGACCCTATttcattaagaagtttatatcaaatatttgcaatttaccctacactggacacagaatatcgcTCCCGCTAtagtaacttcttatcaaaatagggccagcaagggtcagagataaaaatttgaaaaaaatagggtgatttggaaccaatctaggggccgtcgcactcaattttcgcaaaagagtaaaataaggaccaccctaatgtatattatattataccaattttagaaaagtacctagaatttactcaaaaattacTTACGATTTTATGCAAAAAGGAATCAAGTGCTAGTTTTTAATAGTTTCaatattttgatgaagaaagtttgattttttttttaatagtcaaattttagaaaatttttaattaatttttttctgaaatttggaatgtagataaataatttctgcaaaatttcataacaatttcacttaaaatagtttttttccgaaaaatgtttataacgatttctacaccgaaaaaaaaaaattgataataacagctatcaaattaacatatttcagtgacaaaagtcgtccaacaattaaaatatcaattttgatattttatcatatcattttgacatttcatttttattatttttattattttaagaattttctttcttttttcaaaacattactgaaagggaatattctttacaaaataatggtgatattattttttctattataggtgatataattgttttgttattttctcccaaactatatgaagtaaaatcttattgccgatcaaattttctcagtaaatcatacgttttacttcgaaaaaacacaaagcgcctttaaattagtacacattaacaattttttattttattttttccaataatttggaatgagaaattgatatgaaaaaatgataataaaatatcaaaaaaaaattccaaaatgtgacatttaattatcatcctgataataaaaatattgttttaacactttaaatatcattaaacacattttatagagcatttttggctgatatttaaaaaatgttaatttgatatttaaaaaatgttaaattgatattggtttttttttcggtgtaacggttttgatattttttctaaaaatgcgccTTTAATCAAATTGCTCAAAATTCACTCAAGATTTTGTTGGGCTACTGCAGAAACGCTTAACttatcgagctaaagaaaatttcaaatttgaagtgaaagagggctattagtagttacgaaaaccacaggtcttcccgtctgCATTAGGCACTGTTGGGCGTTGGCTTAATAAAGTGCATGGTGTATCTCATAGGTAGAGCTTAAAGACGATATTGGTGTTAAATTAAATGTAATGCCATCTTCTTCTCAAATTCATACGTTTTCCGGGTCAAAGGTTGTCAGTTTCATAACAGAGCtggttttaaggttagaagcgatggaagtttcataaagtcttgtttttttaatttgttggtcGACGAGTTAAGGAATTAtttcacaataaaataaaaaataaaagtcattagCATTTTAATACAAATGATAGATTCTTACGACCCAAAGTATGTATATGCGCAAACCTACGAATAATTCAGGAAAAAGTCTCATATAGTACGCTGCGTCCCTTTGAACTTATGGAGTTAAAAGGCAAATttaatctcaaattaaagctaataatgtctacttttgaaaaccaaaggTCTTTCAATCCAGAAATTGGAACTTAAGTCATGCAGgatgtatttgtattttaatgattttaaaaatactttgtatagataaaaaaaattcgttgaagaaCGATATCTACGTACATTTAAcaaatcttatttataaaaaaaaaattaaagcaatttgaaagttcgtgagatcgagtcgtgcattttgtttttcatctacaTTGAAATGAAACACCTATAAGTTTGCTATAacaattttgaacttgaacttggacggaatatttgatccttttttaaaatgataatccAAAATCATTTTCCTAGGGGCCCCGCAAATTTATTCTCGCACACGTctcattttggtctagcgccgcctctgGTCACAGTTTCGGCAAAATAGCGTTCGGCAAACCGCTCAACACATCACAGATCTTCAATATTAAATTCATCAAAGATATTCTTATATCGTACCTTTTAAAATGTAAGAGGGAGTGATTTCCTACTTTTGTTAAAAAGTGTGgttcaaacattaaaaatactTACCAATATCCATTGAATATTTTAAGTGtcttatttatcaataaaaacttATTGAAAATAATCGTTATCTAAACCACTTAATATTTTAGATATTACCACCGGACTCTCGTGATTGTCGATATTGGTGATTGCTTATATTTATAATCTCCATCCGCAAAATCTTAATTAAAAAGTAaatgaaaatacatattttatttattttttttttttatagttattttattaaattaaattctataaaaaaacgtATACAAATTGAAACTAACATTTATCTACTACCTAcattatgtaatttaaattcTATAACCTCCatccaacatttttttcaacGCAATCCTATCAACTTTAAAGCAAGTTGTCCTCGGCAATTCTTCTATTACTTTAAAATACTTAACAATCTGTAATTGCTCTTGagataatattttctttaaataatcttttaaattattttcaatataaattgaatgagttaaatttttaaaaactacaaaaatagttCCACAATCTTCTTTAGGATTTTCTTTACTTGGCTTTCCAACAAGAGCTGATGAATGAACTCCTTCGaaattgtttacaatattttcaataatatttggCATAAGTATCTTGCCATCCGAATAATGTAAAACATACTTTTCTCgggtaaaaacatttaaaaggtTATCCGAATCGACCAAACCCAAATCTCCAGTACTAAGCCAACCTCCTTCGATGAAAGTCTCTTCATTggctttattatttttcaaatatcccGAAAAAGGAGCTaatctttttaaacaaattagtcCCATTTCATTTGGGCCAAGAGAATTTTGATTCCTGTCAATTATTTTCACCATAACACCTCTTGCCAAAACACCTCCATTCACATTCTTTCTGCTAGTTAACTCAGTTGTTGCAATAGCACCAGCCATTTCGGTCATTCCATATAATCTTTCGACAGCACAATTTGGAGTAATCTTTTTTAAGTATGCAGCATATGCCTCACCAATACTTTCACCACCAAGCATTGCCATTTTAAGTGAACTTAAACTCGACGGGTCTTGAGATTGTTCGGCAGCTTCCAATACGGTCATATAGAATTTTGGAACTTCAAAGTAATGTGTAACCTTGTGAGTGTCTATTATTTCCTTCACAAATTCACCTGTCAAATCGACTGGTGGAGTTGAACTGTAGACACGTTTGACATCGAGAAAAGCTGGTTGCATCATTATCGATACCTGACACAACCAACGGATCTCACTTAGAATCATTACCACACTTCCTGGCTTTGCAAACCATCGACTGAATACACCTTCTCTCATCATTGTATGCGAATGGATTATAATTTTTGGCAATCCTGTTGATCCTGATGTGAAACCCAAAATTGCTGGTTGAGTATCAGGGTCTCCAATATTAGGAACTTGGAAGTTGTCAATGTCGACAGCTGGTCGAAGGACTAAGTTATCGATAGATTTTTCTTCTCCTCTGTCAATGCTGAGGACATGTTTCAAATTTGATAAAGTGAGTCCTTTAAGTGCTTTAAAGACCATAGActtgaatttttcttcataaattaTCACAGCTGGATCAAGCATTTCCAAGTACTGAGGTGTAATTTctgaaattgaaagaaaaatcacATTTAAATAAGCAGGGttctaaaaatatcaatttgaaaaaaatgtatttgaaatttaaaaaattaaaaatatttattgcaaagaaaaaagtttacactaaaaaaatatttattgctaataaaaaaatattgcaactgaaaaatatttctattataaaaaaaaaaatacttttgtaaataaaaaaaaattgcattaaaaaaaatgctattgcaattgaaaaatattttgcattaaaaaaaaaaatttattgcaaataaaaaatttttttcatgcaaaaaaaaatcaatgcaaaatgtgtgcttTAAATATTTGTAAGAAATACTACGAAatagctataaaaaaaaaatatattaaatgcattgaatttttttttcaatgcagaaaattttgtatttgcaataaaattattttaatgcaaaaaagttGTATTTGCAGAAagagttttattttcaatgcaaatatttttcagttgcaataaaaaaattttttttatgcaaatttgtttcagttgcaataaaaaatattattttttaatgcaaatttttttttttaatttccaataaatattttttttttttaatttgtaatgaaaaacaaatgtaAACTTTTGTTCTTACCGTCTTCGAGATATGTTTCAAAGAAACATACTGGAGCTCCAATTGTGTAACAAGCAAATGTTAGAGGTgtgatttttaaattcaaaaaggtaaaaaatacCACAATATCATCTTTCTTCACACCaagattcaataaattttgtgcaGCAGTTATAGTTTGATCATGAATCTCCCTGACTGTAACATGTAAACCACTATCGTGAAGTATTTCATAAACTTTGTCAGGAtcattttttttgagattatctAAAATAGCTTCACCCAAACTAGCTTTCTTAATATTAAGCTCGGGGGCTCGCCAAAACTTCTCCGACTCAACGTATTCAATATTACTCATGATGATGGTGGTTCCCACAGTTGACATAGACTTTTACTTAAGACTTTGATTATGTTTGAACacttttaaattcaattaatgaatgaattgtttatttataggaaaatggcttttaaatacaatttttcttttttattttaattttagattagATACAGGTTTAGAGATCTTTGTCGGTGATTGTGTACCTACTCGTAAACgtttagatatattttttttttttttgtaatttaagtaCTTAAtcttatttgaattttatatttattgaagAACAATAAACTGAGGTAAAGAgatatttttaagattatttttaaaactgttttatgGAAAGTTTTAGTCTATAAAAATTGAATCAAATGTGAAATGttgatataaaacaaaatttacaggAACTAGTCGCACGACAAAACAGTATCTAATTTTACTTctaatttgaagaaatttctgATGTGAACGTATTTActttatgtttttgaaatatctgaACATGAATCTAAAATTtagttaattatttaaaaaaaaattataattaacattttttaataactatatttttcgttatttaagtattttttttttttttttgaaaacaggaaGTATTTTAAGTTTGTCGATGCAACTTTAATTTTGTTAGAATATTATGCTGGATGACCATACAATTATTTATTCACTTGAATTAAAGGTTTATATGAATCACTTTGTGTATAATGGGTTAGCAGTGGGGTTTCACATAAGAGAAGTGATTCAAGAATTTGTACTATACGCGTGCACTATGTTGAATAGGGTATTTTCGGAATAAGTTTAACGATGTCTCTGGTTCATACAATAATAAGCAagtcattttataaaaactagccgacccagccctcaaaattcgagtgccaatttctttaatttttttttttctacactttttgaagacaaaatacaaaGGAATATATTATATTCCGTCATCATTCAAGCAATCCAGGTCTAAATTTTCTCTTTtgtaaaattatcaaaaatattttaaaaaaaaaagtatttaacttcttaaattacttaaaactattaaactaaaagctattgaaataaaataaaacgtgaattatttaaagaaactaACAAAATCGTGTGCAATTCATTTCGATTTTGTACGGCGGAAATTAATAaccagcaaaaaaataaacaatttttattgttttttccaaaaacaaatagcgctagaaagaaataaaaaaattttacttaaggCTTATCTACATACACCGCTTTTCGAagaagtacaaaagtgaaaataattttttttctggctggcgcaattgttttgtgaaaaagagtatacaaattgttttttagaccaaaaaataaaaaattgttttaattttccaatcaaaaaaactattcaaaaatgtgtttgaaaattttcacttttgtacttttttactttttgagccaatgtagttaagcctttatgtatatttcc includes the following:
- the LOC129913254 gene encoding 2-succinylbenzoate--CoA ligase-like; the encoded protein is MSTVGTTIIMSNIEYVESEKFWRAPELNIKKASLGEAILDNLKKNDPDKVYEILHDSGLHVTVREIHDQTITAAQNLLNLGVKKDDIVVFFTFLNLKITPLTFACYTIGAPVCFFETYLEDEITPQYLEMLDPAVIIYEEKFKSMVFKALKGLTLSNLKHVLSIDRGEEKSIDNLVLRPAVDIDNFQVPNIGDPDTQPAILGFTSGSTGLPKIIIHSHTMMREGVFSRWFAKPGSVVMILSEIRWLCQVSIMMQPAFLDVKRVYSSTPPVDLTGEFVKEIIDTHKVTHYFEVPKFYMTVLEAAEQSQDPSSLSSLKMAMLGGESIGEAYAAYLKKITPNCAVERLYGMTEMAGAIATTELTSRKNVNGGVLARGVMVKIIDRNQNSLGPNEMGLICLKRLAPFSGYLKNNKANEETFIEGGWLSTGDLGLVDSDNLLNVFTREKYVLHYSDGKILMPNIIENIVNNFEGVHSSALVGKPSKENPKEDCGTIFVVFKNLTHSIYIENNLKDYLKKILSQEQLQIVKYFKVIEELPRTTCFKVDRIALKKMLDGGYRI